GTTGGTCACTCCTTTCTACAGAGGGCTTCATATTCTTCTGGACTTTTTTAAGCCACGTAACCATGATTTTCTGTTCTTCCTCAGAAAGCCCCTCTGTTGCCTGAATCTCAATCTTTCGAATAATTTCCTGAATAGTGCTATGCAGTTCGCGTCCTTGGTTCGTTAAAGTGATTAAATTAGAGCGTTTGTCATTCGGACTTGTTTGTTTCTCAATTCTTCCGTGTTTAAGTAAGGATTCAATGACTCCATTCATGGAGGAAGCTTTAATGTATAGTTTCTTTTGTAAAGCAGTTTGTGATTGTTGACCGCAAGTGGCCAGGAAATAGATCACTCTCGCTTGAGAATGAGTAAGGTCGTACTCGCCGAGCTTTTCATTATAAACATTTTGCATAAAGTGCGAGACCATATGGATGTTGTATCCTAGAGAGTCGCTGAAGTCTTGTTTCATTTATTTAGCCCCCTAATGAATAATAGTATAATTGAATGTAATTTTGAAGTAAATATATTTGATTGAGGCTGCTTAAATGATTACGAATATATGTGGGTGATTCAATAAAAAAGCAAGTTATTAAACTATTTTATGCAGACTTATCAGGAATAGGTGGTGTGAAATTTTTTTTATAACCCAAGCAATTATATTTAGTAAGCTAAATGTTTTTAGAAGCAATGTTTATGGAAATAGGGAAGGGGGGTAATGGATTTTATAAAGGAGGAACTGCGATGGATACTTTAACGATTATTTCAATTATAGCGCTCGCAATCGGGCTGGTTTCTTCACTGGTCATTATTGTGGATGTGACACGTTACCCGCAGCAGATGGCCATCATGAATGTAGTCTGGCCAATCAATGGGTGGTTTCTTGGTCCGATAGCTATTTGGACTTATTTTAAATGGGGGCGTATCAAAGCAAAAGATATAGTTCGGGAAGACAACCGCGGCAGTGGAGCTCAAGTATTTACATCCACCAGTCACTGCTCAGCAGGCTGTACCTTGGGTGATGCGGTCGGAGTTCCATTTGTAGCTCTAACGGGCATAGCGATAGCGGGGTCGGTATTATTCGCTCATTATATTGTAGAATTCATTCTTGCTTATATCTTCGGTATTATATTTCAATTTTTCGCTATTTATCCTATGAACAAAAAAGCTGGAGCTACAAGCGCTATAAAAGAGGCGATAAAGGCGGATACACTTTCTTTGCTCGCTTTTGAAATCGGAATGTTCGGATGGATGGCTATTGTTCATTTTGTATTATTCACAGAGCCTCCTAAACCTACCGACGTAAGTTATTGGTTTATGATGCAGATTGCTATGATTCTTGGATTCCT
The Halobacillus halophilus DSM 2266 DNA segment above includes these coding regions:
- a CDS encoding DUF4396 domain-containing protein, with amino-acid sequence MDTLTIISIIALAIGLVSSLVIIVDVTRYPQQMAIMNVVWPINGWFLGPIAIWTYFKWGRIKAKDIVREDNRGSGAQVFTSTSHCSAGCTLGDAVGVPFVALTGIAIAGSVLFAHYIVEFILAYIFGIIFQFFAIYPMNKKAGATSAIKEAIKADTLSLLAFEIGMFGWMAIVHFVLFTEPPKPTDVSYWFMMQIAMILGFLTSYPANRWLVKKGIKEAM
- a CDS encoding MarR family winged helix-turn-helix transcriptional regulator; its protein translation is MKQDFSDSLGYNIHMVSHFMQNVYNEKLGEYDLTHSQARVIYFLATCGQQSQTALQKKLYIKASSMNGVIESLLKHGRIEKQTSPNDKRSNLITLTNQGRELHSTIQEIIRKIEIQATEGLSEEEQKIMVTWLKKVQKNMKPSVERSDQQ